A stretch of the Klebsiella huaxiensis genome encodes the following:
- a CDS encoding DUF2933 domain-containing protein, with translation MKSTTYALIAVAAIAAFALLREHWSHVAGYWPYLLLLLCPLMHLFHGHGGHGDHQHHGSENDKKN, from the coding sequence ATGAAAAGTACCACCTATGCGCTTATTGCTGTCGCCGCGATTGCGGCATTTGCTCTCCTGCGCGAACACTGGTCACATGTGGCAGGCTACTGGCCATATCTGTTACTGCTGCTTTGTCCGCTCATGCATCTTTTCCACGGTCACGGGGGGCATGGAGATCATCAACATCACGGAAGTGAAAACGATAAAAAAAATTAA
- the silP gene encoding Ag(+)-translocating P-type ATPase SilP, whose protein sequence is MKNDNAVQHNNQTASEQTLSPDEGHVLHKVRDPVCGMAILPDRAHSSIRYQDHQLYFCSASCESKFKAHPDRYLTEDASEHSHHHHHDHHEVSPDQIKQPHHQAEKENSEGVWTCPMHPEIRRSGPGSCPVCGMALEPLVATASTGPSDELHDMTRRFWLGLLLAFPVLVLEMGSHLFPDLRNTVPPQYNTWLQLLLASPVVLWCGWPFFARAVMSLRNRSLNMFTLVAMGTGVAWVYSVIATVFPSWFPASFRNMDGLVAVYFEAAAVITVLVLLGQVLELRAREQTSGAITALLNLAPKTARRLDQDGHETDINAEDVLPGDKLRIRPGESIPVDGIVVEGKTTVDESMVTGESMPVTKTEGDPVIGGTINQTGSLIIRAEKVGDETMLSRIVQMVADAQRSRAPIQRMADSVSGWFVPLVILIAVVAFMIWSVWGPEPRMAHGLIAAVSVLIIACPCALGLATPMSIMVGVGKGAQAGVLIKNAEALERLEKVDTLVVDKTGTLTEGSPTVTGIISLNPGGETSLLRVTAAVEKGSQHPLGMAVVKAAQEKGIAIPAVTHFNAPSGKGVSGDVEGQRVVIGNELAMQESSIVIDNQKAVADTLRMEGATVIYVATDGHLAGLIAISDPVKATTPDALKALRQAGIRIVMLTGDNQLTAEAVARKLGIDEVEAGILPDGKKAVITRLKASGHVVAMAGDGVNDAPALAAADVGIAMGTGTDVAIESAGVTLLKGDLMILNRARHLSEITMKNIRQNLFFAFIYNALGVPVAAGLLYPVYGILLSPVIAAAAMALSSVSVIVNALRLKSVRLGK, encoded by the coding sequence GTGAAAAATGACAATGCAGTGCAACACAACAACCAGACTGCTTCTGAGCAGACATTATCCCCGGACGAGGGCCACGTATTGCATAAGGTGAGAGATCCCGTGTGCGGGATGGCCATCCTGCCCGACAGGGCGCACAGCAGCATTCGATACCAGGACCATCAACTTTATTTCTGCTCCGCCAGCTGTGAGAGTAAATTTAAAGCCCATCCCGATCGTTATCTTACCGAAGATGCCAGTGAACATTCCCATCACCATCACCACGATCATCACGAAGTCAGCCCTGATCAGATAAAACAGCCTCACCACCAGGCGGAAAAAGAGAATTCTGAAGGTGTGTGGACATGTCCGATGCACCCGGAGATACGCCGCAGTGGTCCCGGAAGCTGTCCTGTCTGTGGAATGGCACTGGAGCCGCTCGTAGCTACGGCATCCACGGGGCCGAGTGATGAACTTCACGACATGACAAGACGCTTCTGGCTGGGGTTGTTGCTGGCGTTTCCGGTTCTGGTACTCGAAATGGGATCTCATCTGTTTCCCGACTTGAGGAATACAGTACCGCCACAGTACAACACATGGCTGCAGCTGCTTCTGGCCTCCCCTGTCGTGTTGTGGTGTGGCTGGCCATTCTTCGCCCGGGCCGTAATGTCGTTACGTAACCGCTCCCTGAATATGTTTACCCTTGTTGCAATGGGGACCGGCGTAGCCTGGGTTTACAGCGTCATTGCAACCGTCTTCCCCTCCTGGTTTCCTGCATCGTTCAGAAACATGGATGGCCTGGTGGCCGTTTATTTTGAAGCCGCAGCAGTTATTACGGTGCTTGTTCTGCTGGGACAGGTCCTTGAATTGCGGGCAAGGGAACAAACCTCAGGTGCCATTACTGCGCTTCTTAACCTTGCCCCCAAAACCGCCAGGCGGCTGGATCAAGACGGTCATGAAACGGATATTAATGCGGAAGATGTCCTGCCTGGCGATAAGCTCCGCATCAGACCTGGAGAGAGTATTCCGGTCGACGGTATCGTGGTCGAAGGCAAAACAACCGTTGATGAATCGATGGTGACCGGGGAATCTATGCCTGTTACCAAAACGGAGGGTGACCCTGTCATCGGGGGGACCATTAATCAGACAGGTAGTCTTATCATCCGTGCAGAGAAAGTCGGTGATGAAACGATGCTCTCACGAATTGTTCAGATGGTCGCTGATGCACAGCGTTCGCGGGCCCCCATCCAGAGAATGGCTGACAGCGTTTCAGGCTGGTTTGTTCCTCTGGTGATACTTATCGCGGTTGTTGCTTTCATGATCTGGTCTGTCTGGGGGCCCGAGCCCAGGATGGCGCACGGTCTCATTGCGGCTGTGTCGGTCCTGATTATTGCCTGTCCCTGCGCGCTGGGGCTGGCCACGCCGATGTCGATAATGGTGGGGGTGGGCAAAGGAGCCCAGGCCGGGGTGTTAATCAAGAATGCCGAAGCCCTTGAGCGTCTTGAAAAAGTGGACACGCTGGTTGTCGACAAAACAGGCACGCTCACGGAAGGTTCGCCGACGGTGACAGGGATTATCAGTCTCAATCCGGGTGGGGAAACATCTCTTTTGCGTGTAACGGCCGCAGTGGAAAAAGGCTCGCAGCATCCGCTGGGTATGGCAGTAGTTAAAGCAGCACAGGAAAAGGGGATCGCAATACCCGCAGTCACTCATTTCAATGCGCCGTCGGGTAAAGGTGTCTCAGGCGATGTCGAAGGTCAACGGGTTGTTATTGGTAATGAACTGGCTATGCAGGAAAGCAGTATCGTTATTGATAATCAAAAGGCCGTTGCGGATACGTTGCGGATGGAAGGCGCTACCGTTATCTATGTGGCCACAGACGGGCACCTTGCAGGCCTGATAGCTATCTCGGATCCCGTGAAAGCAACCACGCCGGATGCGCTTAAAGCTTTGCGTCAGGCGGGGATCCGCATCGTTATGCTCACCGGGGATAACCAGCTTACCGCTGAAGCAGTCGCACGGAAACTGGGAATAGATGAGGTTGAAGCCGGGATTCTGCCGGATGGCAAAAAAGCAGTGATAACCCGACTGAAAGCGTCTGGCCATGTGGTTGCGATGGCCGGAGACGGTGTGAATGATGCCCCGGCGCTGGCAGCGGCTGACGTGGGTATAGCCATGGGAACGGGTACAGATGTGGCAATTGAAAGTGCCGGAGTCACCCTTCTCAAAGGCGACTTGATGATACTGAACAGGGCCCGTCATCTGTCAGAAATCACCATGAAAAATATCCGACAGAATCTGTTTTTTGCATTTATCTACAACGCACTTGGCGTGCCTGTGGCTGCAGGTCTGCTTTATCCTGTGTATGGAATACTGCTGTCGCCAGTTATTGCGGCGGCGGCCATGGCTCTTTCCTCCGTCAGCGTCATTGTGAATGCGTTGCGTCTGAAAAGTGTCAGGCTCGGGAAATAA
- a CDS encoding peptidoglycan DD-metalloendopeptidase family protein: MYSTDVVKENAYLSATRSGLESNEIATLQRSLPSRFNLRHLKKNESLKLVLQKKAGKSRVVAYKFTSGSFNYTAYRISDKKFYNLSDTSGKGSLDYPLPATARLSSPFNPARLNPVSGKVSPHNGIDYSMPMNTKIVSVIDGKITRAEYNSTMGYFVEVTGKAGVKTRYLHLNKILVTKGARVTRRDAIALSGNSGRSSGPHLHYELVINNNPVNSLAFRTAAPADNKLEQHAFAHARDYERYLD, from the coding sequence ATGTATTCTACCGATGTCGTAAAAGAAAATGCCTACCTTTCAGCCACCCGTTCGGGGCTGGAATCGAACGAGATCGCTACTCTTCAGCGCTCCTTGCCTTCCCGGTTTAATCTGCGGCATTTGAAAAAAAATGAATCATTAAAACTCGTACTGCAAAAGAAAGCGGGAAAATCACGTGTCGTGGCCTATAAATTTACGTCCGGTTCATTTAATTACACGGCGTATCGTATATCAGATAAAAAGTTCTATAACCTTTCCGATACTTCCGGGAAAGGCAGTCTCGATTATCCGTTACCGGCCACAGCAAGACTCAGTTCGCCTTTCAATCCTGCAAGACTTAACCCGGTATCGGGAAAAGTGAGTCCCCATAATGGCATTGATTATTCCATGCCCATGAACACGAAAATAGTCAGCGTCATCGACGGAAAAATCACCCGGGCCGAATACAACAGTACCATGGGATATTTTGTTGAAGTAACGGGAAAAGCCGGTGTTAAAACTCGCTATCTCCACCTCAATAAAATACTCGTTACTAAAGGGGCCAGGGTTACCCGGAGAGACGCTATTGCGTTATCCGGTAACAGCGGACGTTCATCCGGTCCTCATCTGCATTACGAGCTGGTCATCAATAACAATCCTGTTAACTCACTGGCGTTCCGGACGGCGGCACCCGCTGATAACAAACTCGAACAGCATGCCTTTGCGCATGCCAGAGACTACGAACGATACCTGGACTGA
- a CDS encoding copper resistance protein codes for MNILITTTAFTALFCGAAFAQSSDIAHEAHRFVNNASAVSHMNSSTHENLPDRVNKNNTPSFSEMNEHERAIVAHSFMNNSASYAHQKMIEEHKKMLSGSDANSKTSSSSFNELNAGEKAALVHEQVNNAGAEAHQTQARKLRGLYSTR; via the coding sequence ATGAATATATTAATCACGACCACTGCGTTTACAGCTTTATTTTGTGGGGCAGCTTTTGCTCAGTCCAGTGATATTGCCCATGAAGCACATCGATTTGTTAATAATGCCTCAGCCGTCAGTCATATGAACTCCTCGACGCATGAAAACTTACCGGACAGGGTTAATAAAAACAACACGCCCTCATTCTCTGAAATGAATGAACATGAAAGGGCCATTGTTGCTCATTCATTTATGAACAACAGCGCGTCCTATGCGCATCAGAAAATGATTGAGGAACATAAAAAAATGCTGTCCGGCAGTGATGCAAATTCAAAGACCTCGTCTTCTTCTTTTAACGAACTGAATGCCGGAGAAAAAGCCGCTCTCGTGCATGAGCAGGTCAATAATGCCGGTGCGGAAGCACATCAGACGCAGGCAAGAAAGCTTCGCGGGCTGTATTCGACCAGGTAA